One Tachypleus tridentatus isolate NWPU-2018 chromosome 3, ASM421037v1, whole genome shotgun sequence DNA window includes the following coding sequences:
- the LOC143245892 gene encoding signal peptide, CUB and EGF-like domain-containing protein 2, giving the protein MQNFLFLSVTVNELKRFNFLLFSSVYVPAENLTCTRGYRRDADRCCSCPPGHYDNGLQTSCLSCPGGTYMAHLASDACIPYPGDKITDKEGADNKDLCISNDFLLLFL; this is encoded by the exons ATGCAAAACTTTCTATTCCTATCAGTGACAGTAAATGAGCTAAAAAGATTTAACTTCCTCTTGTTTTCTTCAGTGTATGTTCCAGCAGAAAACCTCACTTGTACTCGAGGATACCGAagagatgctgacaggtgtt GTtcatgtcctcctggtcactatgacaatggattacaaactagctgcctttcgtGCCCAGGAGGGACTTATATGGCACATTTGGCTTCTGACGCCTGTATACCTTATCCTGGAGATAAAATTACTGACaaagaaggagctgataataaagatctttgtataagtaatgattttcttttattgtttctttaa